In Euphorbia lathyris chromosome 9, ddEupLath1.1, whole genome shotgun sequence, the following are encoded in one genomic region:
- the LOC136206226 gene encoding uncharacterized protein has product MEEPLLSEKTSQLGEKGSGRWSTYEYVGRTGSVIPTTSLAETEVSVEEIRSAAASDFYPPSLHAALISSPEPYHSEQALVYQGGSGGDHGGTTSGIRGQILDEVEIRELLIDHVGHRCCWGSRPARTWKIHAVEDCNVYVGTLDTFVEEREVIRETEPYTGGSIDGMDKGPALGIWELDLRSEFPVLFTPHIETRAKIPRSEIIEKCTGCEGRGDIVCQTCNANQEPGYYNNNQMFQCPACFGRGLIAHKDGSDSICSNCSGKGKIPCATCGSQGLVKCEKCHGNGSLLTRSIAIVKWKTLSTRKVSATSGAASVPDEVFHRAKGVQLCHTQAHQCTPAFFADSFFLNKFSSEVIAERPSIPPTSRVICERHTISVVPVTRVTMANRGRAFSFYIIGFSRELYLKDYYPSRFCWGLCPCLEWLKL; this is encoded by the exons ATGGAGGAACCCCTGCTTTCAG AAAAAACAAGCCAACTAGGAGAAAAAGGAAGCGGGAGATGGAGCACCTACGAGTATGTGGGCCGAACTGGCTCCGTCATACCCACCACTTCTTTGGCGGAAACAGAAGTTAGTGTTGAAGAAATTCGATCTGCAGCGGCTTCCGATTTTTATCCGCCTTCTCTTCATGCTGCATTGATCAGTTCGCCGGAGCCCTACCATAGCG AGCAAGCTCTTGTTTATCAAGGTGGATCTGGAGGGGATCATGGTGGAACGACTTCTGGCATTCGAGG TCAAATATTGGACGAGGTTGAGATTCGGGAGTTGCTTATTGATCATGTTGGCCATCGTTGCTGTTGGGGCAGTCGTCCTGCTCGGACTTGGAAGATTCATGCAGTGGAAGACTGCAATGTATATGTGGGGACCTTAGACACATTTGTAGAGGAGAGGGAAGTTATCAGAGAAACAGAACCATATACGGGTGGTAGTATTGATGGGATGGATAAAGGTCCTGCACTTGGTATTTGGGAACTCGATTTAAGATCTGAATTCCCAGTTCTCTTTACACCTCATATagaaacaagagctaaaattcCTCGTTCTGAAATTATTGAGAAATGCACAG GTTGTGAAGGAAGGGGAGATATTGTTTGTCAGACATGTAATGCCAACCAAGAACCTGGGTATTATAACAACAATCAAATGTTTCAGTGCCCTGCCTGCTTTGGAAGGGGTTTGATTGCTCATAAAGATGGATCTGACTCAAT ATGCTCAAATTGCTCTGGAAAGGGGAAGATTCCTTGTGCAACTTGTGGGTCTCAGGGACTAGTGAAGTGTGAAAAATGTCATGGAAATGGCTCTCTTCTGACACGGAGTATTGCTATTGTTAAATG GAAGACCCTCTCAACTCGTAAAGTTAGCGCAACAAGTGGAGCTGCATCAGTCCCAGATGAGGTTTTTCATAGAGCAAAAGGGGTTCAGCTGTGCCACACTCAAGCACACCAGTGCACTCCAGCCTTTTTTGCAGACTCGTTCTTCCTCAATAAGTTTTCTTCTGAAGTGATTGCAGAGAGGCCTTCTATACCTCCAACTTCCAGGGTAATATGCGAGAGACATACCATATCTGTGGTGCCTGTGACACGTGTTACCATGGCTAATCGTGGACGTGCTTTTAGTTTCTACATAATTGGTTTTAGCAGGGAGCTCTACTTAAAGGACTACTATCCTTCAAGGTTTTGCTGGGGATTATGCCCTTGCTTGGAATGGTTGAAATTGTAA
- the LOC136206104 gene encoding large ribosomal subunit protein eL33y-like gives MVKSRQGENVRLYVRGTILGYKRSKSNQYPNTSLIQIEGVNTKEEVGWYAGKRMAYIYKAKVKKNGSHYRCIWGKVSRPHGNSGVVRAKFKSNLPPRSMGDRVRVFMYPSNI, from the exons ATGGTGAAGAGCCGCCAAGGAGAGAACGTGAGACTCTATGTCCGCGGCACGATTCTCGGATATAAGAG GTCGAAGTCGAATCAATACCCAAACACATCCCTTATTCAGATCGAGGGAGTGAACACAAAGGAGGAGGTTGGATGGTACGCTGGTAAGAGAATGGCCTATATCTACAAGGCTAAGGTGAAGAAGAACGGTAGTCACTATCGTTGCATTTGGGGCAAAGTTTCTAGGCCTCACGGTAACAGTGGTGTTGTTCGGGCTAAGTTCAAGTCTAACCTCCCTCCTAGATCTATG GGGGATAGAGTTAGAGTCTTCATGTATCCCAGCAACATATGA